In the genome of Sphingomonas sp. LR60, the window GAGGTGCCGACCTATCAGCCCGACGACCTGCCCCCCGAACTCGCGGCGATCCCGGCGATCAAGCCGGGCAGCCGGGCGGCGGCATGACGATGAGCGGCCCCCTGCGCCTCGGGGTCAACATCGACCATGTCGCGACCGTGCGCAACGCGCGCGGCGGGGGCTTGCCCGATCCGGTCCGCGCGGCGTTGCTGGCGGCGCAGGCGGGGGCCGACGGCATCACCGCGCACCTGCGCGAGGATCGCCGCCACATCACCGACGGCGACATCGCGCGGCTCTCCGCGGAACTGACGATCCCGCTCAATCTCGAGATGGCGGCCACCGAGGAGATGCTCGCGATCGCACTGCGCCATCGCCCGCACGCCGCCTGCATCGTCCCCGAAAAGCGCGAGGAGCGTACCACCGAGGGCGGGATCGACGCCGCCGGTCAGCACGATCGCCTCGCACCGATGGTCCGCGAACTCGGCGCGGCGAACATCCGCGTCTCGCTGTTCATCGAGCCCGACCCGCGCCAGATCGCGGCGGCGGTCGCGCTGGGCGCGCCGGTCGTCGAGCTGCACACCGGCCGCTATGCCGAGCTGGACGGCGAGGCGCGCACCGCCGAGCTGCGCCGGCTCTCCGATGCCGCTGCGCTGGCTGCGAAGAACGGGATCGAGGTTCATGCCGGCCACGGCCTCACCTTCGACAATGTCACCCCCGTGGCGGCGATCCCGCAGGTCCGCGAGCTGAACATCGGCCATTTCCTGATCGGCGAGGCGATCTTCACCGGGCTGGAGGACAGCGTCCGGCGGATGAAGGCGTTGATGGAAGAGGCCCGATGAGAACGCCCGCATGATCGTCGGGCTCGGCTCCGACCTCTGCAATATCGAGCGGATCGCCGCATCGCTCGATCGTTTCGGCGAGCGGTTCGAGGCGCGCGTCTTCACCGCTGTCGAGCGCGCCAAGGCCGATCGCCGCCCGTTCACCAGGGCCGGAACGCTCGCCAAGCGCTTCGCCGCCAAGGAAGCGTTCTCCAAGGCGGTCGGCACCGGGTTCAAGGCCGGTGTGTTCATGAAGGACATCGGCGTCGTCAACGCGCCCTCCGGCGCGCCGACGCTCGCGCTGACCGGCGGCGCGAAGGCGCGGCTCGATTCGATGATCCCCGCCGGGCACAGCGCGTGCATTCATCTGACATTGACCGACGACCATCCCTGGGCGCAGGCATTCGTCATCATCGAGGCTATCGCCGACCGACATGCAGGAGCCGAGTGACCGCGTGGCAGAGGATATCGCATTGACCGGCGACCACACGCCCCCGCCCGCCACGACGGAGGCGCCCATGACGCGCGCCGGCTTCGACTGGTGGGGAGAGCTGAAGGGTCTGTTCTGGCTGTTGCTGGCGGTGCTCGGCTTCCACAGCTTCATCGCCAAGCCCTTCTACATTCCGAGCGAGTCGATGCTCCCCGGACTGCTGGTCGGCGATCGGCTCGTGGTATCGAAATTCGCCTATGGCTGGTCGTTCGTCTCGCCGACGATCCCCAATCC includes:
- a CDS encoding pyridoxine 5'-phosphate synthase, with protein sequence MSGPLRLGVNIDHVATVRNARGGGLPDPVRAALLAAQAGADGITAHLREDRRHITDGDIARLSAELTIPLNLEMAATEEMLAIALRHRPHAACIVPEKREERTTEGGIDAAGQHDRLAPMVRELGAANIRVSLFIEPDPRQIAAAVALGAPVVELHTGRYAELDGEARTAELRRLSDAAALAAKNGIEVHAGHGLTFDNVTPVAAIPQVRELNIGHFLIGEAIFTGLEDSVRRMKALMEEAR
- the acpS gene encoding holo-ACP synthase, with amino-acid sequence MIVGLGSDLCNIERIAASLDRFGERFEARVFTAVERAKADRRPFTRAGTLAKRFAAKEAFSKAVGTGFKAGVFMKDIGVVNAPSGAPTLALTGGAKARLDSMIPAGHSACIHLTLTDDHPWAQAFVIIEAIADRHAGAE